One segment of Ferrovum sp. PN-J185 DNA contains the following:
- the pip gene encoding prolyl aminopeptidase — MRTYSLFPPIEPFAKGRLAVGDIHELYWEQSGNPNGIPVVFLHGGPGAGAGPMHRQFFDPTRYRIVIFDQRGAGRSTPLGETRENTTPLLIQDMEQLRQLLGIEKWLIFGGSWGSTLALAYAETHPDRCLGLILRGIFLCRKSEIDWFLYGIKAIFPEAWRDFTHYIPESERNDLLHAYQQRLQDPDPKIHLEAARRWSAFEGSCSTLLPNPALVSHFGSNAVALGLARIEAHYFTNDIFLPENSLLNNIHRIRHLPATIIQGRYDGVCPIITADELHQAWPEATYQIVPDAGHSAFEPGILSALVAATENFKRYF; from the coding sequence ATGCGTACATATTCATTATTCCCCCCTATAGAACCCTTTGCCAAAGGACGTTTGGCTGTTGGCGATATTCACGAGCTATATTGGGAACAATCAGGTAACCCAAACGGAATTCCTGTTGTATTTTTGCATGGTGGGCCAGGTGCCGGTGCCGGACCTATGCACAGACAATTTTTTGATCCCACCAGATATCGTATAGTCATTTTTGATCAACGTGGCGCAGGACGATCTACACCACTTGGAGAAACCAGGGAAAACACTACTCCTTTGTTGATTCAAGATATGGAACAACTACGGCAACTGTTAGGTATTGAAAAATGGCTAATATTTGGTGGTTCATGGGGAAGTACGCTTGCATTAGCTTATGCAGAAACCCACCCAGATCGATGTTTGGGCTTAATTTTACGTGGTATTTTTCTCTGTCGTAAAAGTGAAATTGACTGGTTTTTATATGGCATTAAAGCTATTTTCCCAGAAGCGTGGCGCGACTTTACTCATTACATTCCTGAGTCAGAAAGAAACGATCTACTTCATGCCTATCAACAAAGATTACAAGATCCTGACCCAAAAATTCATCTAGAAGCTGCTCGTCGTTGGAGTGCTTTTGAAGGTTCATGCTCCACCCTATTACCTAACCCCGCTCTAGTAAGTCATTTTGGTAGTAATGCAGTAGCCTTAGGGTTAGCTCGTATTGAGGCACACTATTTTACTAATGATATTTTTCTACCTGAGAATAGTTTATTAAATAATATTCACCGCATTCGACATTTACCGGCAACTATTATTCAAGGTCGTTATGATGGTGTTTGTCCAATTATTACAGCAGACGAACTGCATCAAGCATGGCCTGAAGCCACCTACCAGATTGTTCCAGATGCAGGGCATTCAGCTTTTGAACCGGGTATACTTAGCGCTT